The DNA sequence ttatcagaattaaattggTCAAAAATCTAGTTATATAACAATGTTTTTTTCGATTCAATAGCCTAtagttattaatttaataacatGGTCCAACTAAATAATAGAGATTGAAACCAGAACTCAGCCCTATTGGCTATTAGATAAAAACAGAGATCCTAAATTAAGATGAGAAAGCATTGCGTGACTAAGAAAACACGGTTTATGTCCCCCAAAATGGCTATGCCCATGGTAAAGTGTGCCTAGACATAGCATACCACCCAGCTAATACAGACATAATGTCAATATAAAATTAACAGCCTCCccacattaataaataaaaaaaataataacataattaACACATTAAATCATGTTAAATATGACAATGAAATAGATCCTAAAAAGATTAATTCAGTTTTTCACTAGTCAGTTATGGTATCATGATGTTCCACTTCAACTTAGCACACCAAAACATATGCCAATTTTATatgaattaattaaaaccaatgtATATACAACTTCACACAACAACATTAATTGTAAGTAGTAATTTGGCAACAAATTGTGACACACACCTTGTCATACATGAAAATCATTCCATAATGCATTGGATGGTCAGTTGTAAGCTTGTGTGCTTCCAAGCTTGCAGGCCTCAAACCTCAACATCAGCACGTGTTGGAAATTCTAGGCCTTCAAGTGCAGGTATGTTGTCCAAATCGTCTTTTGAGAACAATGGGAAGAACCAGAGTGCCTTTTTCTTTCCAAAAACCttgaggcaaaaaaaaaaaaaaagaaataagtaGAAGAATGAATATGGTTAACGAGAAGACAATATCACTGAGGCATCTAAAATTTGAAGCAAAACGATGGGCTGCTTAATACAACGTGAAAgataattgtattaaataaacCTGCTCCAAATTCCTCTTCTTTCCGAGGTCATACTGCCATCTTACTGCTCTTTTCTTCTCATAAACCTACAGAAGTTttcatataaattaatattgagACAATCTGCCATGTACAATAATAATTAGTGAAAATGAGCCGTCTCAAAAGTGTGTGAGGTGGTTTCTTTTTCAGTTAGCCATACTCAAACTCAAACCAAGCATGCATTTAACTaaaaaaatggaataaaatCTATTAAATCACATCAGAGCATGTCAAAGTTAAGAGGGCATGCTGTATGGAGTTCCAAATGGGATATACAGATAGCATAATGAGCAAGATCAAAGTTACATAAAGTATAAATTTGTAGATATTACCTCTACGGATGTAGTATTGCTAGATACAAGGGATGCATGCATAATAATGAAACAAAGAAGACTCAATGAAAAGGCCAAATTAAGAACTGCAATAAAACATTGTCAATCGTTAGCAACTTGAATAAAAAGTGGAAGCAGGGTTAATATCCAGAGAAAAAACACCAACTAATAAGGGAACTATTTACCAAAAGCTGTAAAAACAATAGCAAGATTTCCAGCAGAAGTGGAACGATTTTTGGCATCACCAAAGAATTTGACAAAATGAGGCAGCAAAACTAAAGTATCCAATGTCGTCTCCAGGAACGTATAAAGCTTTAtgccaaaaagtaaaaaaaaataaaaaaaagcagGATAAAAGAGTCAAACAACAAATTGAAGAAAAGAGCCAATCACTCTGTCTTTGTGTGAAGGGTTTTTTCCTAGCTTCAAACACAGAATTCCATAAGCATAAAATATAAATCTTGAAACACTTAGCGGCCTTATCGATTAAGTAATGAATTGAATAGAGCATGTGAGCTTACcaaaaaaagaaggaaaaactTATAGTTCTGAGCTCCTACACAATTCACCACCCAAATGCAATGGTGATCCATCTTAAGCACACATCTTTGGCCTACAAAAACACAATATTTAAGAACTATAAAACTTTTGAATCAATAACATGATCAACTCCAAGATTCAAGCATCGTAGGAATTTCTCAACCTATCGATAAGCTTACTTACAAACAGCTCTCAAATCATCAAAAGGTCTAACTTACAAACAGAACAATGATGACAACGTGGCGGCTTGCCAATTTGGCAACGAGTGCAATAGCCAGGCTGTCTTCTTTCTATTCCATCTAAAGACTGTGTGGAAGAAGAAGCATCAGGAGCTACCTGATCTGAATGTGTAGGATGAGTACTAGCCTGCAAATTATCTTCCTCCACTGAAGGTTTCCAATTTTCAGGGACAGTACCTGGGTTTTTAAAAACTACCCTAAAGTAGCTCCATAATAATAAGATAAGCTGCAAAACAAAAAGCCTCACTCATAAGTGAGTGACAAGAAGCCTgctttaaatgtttttttttttttttgtaggtaATTAGTACTGTTAAAAAGATAAAAACCACAGACGATTTCACTACAATTGGAGTATGCTGACCAGGGGAAATTCACAAGTGTTTTGATCCATAATGATTTTGTTTAAACCAGTTACTCATAAAGACTCTTTTGTGAACAAATAAGTTTAACAGTCTATTCCCAAAATAAATgagcaaaataaataaataataagtgtGAAGTGAATCCAACAATCAAACGCGATTCAAGTTAGTGAAATAATAGCAATTGCTGAAAGCATTCCAATTACTGAGACTATGTTACGAATTTATTTTTATGACTTTCTTTTCTGGATCCTAATAAggaattaattcaaaatttaaaaaacacaCCTTCAGAAAGCCATTACGTGACAACTACCAATGTATCATTCAACCAATTTCACAGAAAACCAGAACTTAAAATCTGAACAGCAAAATTCCTAATTTCCCATTTAACCCAAAAgtgaaaaattaaaacttggtGTGAAGCGAATAGTTAGTGAGTATTACCAGAGCATGGAAGATAATGATGACAGAGAAACCGAAAAATGAGTGAAGACCACCACGGAGGAGCTGATTTCCGCAGATGAAGACAACGACGGCGTAGTAAGAGACGGCAATAATGGCGGCAACCAATAGAATCATAAGATAGCCAAGGAATTTAAGGCCGGAGCAGAGCGTAAAGACGTTGATCTGCATAGTGGGAGGGAGGAAAGATAGTGGGGCAAAGCCGATTTGAATATGTGGAATGAGCGGAGCCCTGCGTCGTCGTGGGAAAAGACGTTTCCAGATATCCGAAGCCAGCTTTTATCGCTTGGCAAACTCCCACCGACCCACCCTTTTTGCTTTGCTTTGCTTTGTAGCTTCCACTGGGTGACGCTGCAGTGCAACAATCTCTCTGTTTCCTTGTTTCGTTACTTTACTCGCAGCTTTCTTTTACTGGGAGTCTGGGAATGGTATTTCTGGTGTTTCGAGTCTTTCCActtcaaaataaaaagaatatagtTTTTTAGTGTGGAAGAAAACAATAACATTtgcttctttttttccttttttttttataaaaaaaaaaaaaaaaaggtcaacATTTTGATCCTTTTAACAATACTAGTTTTTGAACGTGCGTTGCACGTGTAATATATAGAGTTGAAGattgtatgtaaaaaaaaaatcatatgttattattatgaagataaattatttaaaaaaatatataaagatcGTAGGTattatcaaaaaattaattgaaagtAAATTATGAATATCAATAATTTGtatcataaatatatttgataataaaatttttaaatagttattacaattattattgataatattttttgttatatatatatatatatcgaccatataattttaatacaatatgTATTAGAAGACattgaaataaaagaaaaaaaaaatacatacttaGAAAAtggtataataataaagaattttaataaagTAATACATTTGATttgttcaaaaaattaaaaaataatacatttgatactaaactttaaagtaaaattagaaattacacatacataaaaatttgatataataataaaaagttccttcaattaaaattaaatatggtagaatacaaaatttttctaaataaaatatataacacaAAAAATTTACTAAATAGCAACTATCAAAAAGGTAATAGTTACCaacattactatttttttttaaaccatcATTACTATGTATAAttctattcgaaatttttttatattttaaagaaatttttaagtatcaattaatttaaaatatattaatattattttaataaatattatattaaattcacataagcatatattaatatttagcaAAGATATTTAATATGAAAAACATAATGATAAaggtaaattaaaattacatattaagctaatatatataattgtattagttatttcaaaatttattactataattaaaataattattaaattaaatacacATGAGATATTATCGGAGAaagctataaatattaattaaaaatatgtatttttttcataataaaatatacaaatctatgctaatatatattgtaattatttataatttaatttgttcttcaaaataaaataatgttattaaaaaaaatttacttatggtctctaattattaaattaccatatgcattttttctaaaaaaaaataattaatgtgCTCATCTTTAACagtgtaaatttaaaaaatgaagaaaaaaaaaggataaataTATGAAAGAGATGAGATGAGGTAGGGCGTGAAAGTCTAacagtaatttttttattgtaaggtataaatattaattaaaaatatgtattttttgtcatGGTAAACATATGCGTATTTAAGTTAATAtacacttcaaaaaaaaaaaaacttttggtaacaattaaatttgtgattaaaataataaaaaaaaattgtgtgttAACATAAATCATCATTCCTACATTAAAGCAATGGGAGTTGTATGGGGAGTTACTTGTTCAGGGTGGAGGTAGAGGAGAAAGGTAGAGAAATTTGTAAAGTTAACGTAATTGAGTCGTTGTTGTATAGTTATGGTGCTttgctttttttcttttctttttatgaaaagaaaaaaattgagataattacataaggtaaaaatgtaaaaaaaaattacatttttacgtttaattttttttatatatatatttttacaattttttatagaaacaacacgaaaataacaagaaaactacataaaagtaacataaaaataacatcaaaacaacaacaaattaacaagagtacaacataaaaaaaccgtattttatataaataaaatcaaaaaaaatcgtaagaatatttaaaattccatgaaaccgtatttttgtaatttttttgttgtttttgtatttgtgaaataatttcaaaaaaaaataaataattgggtAAGAGCTAATAATGGGTTTACTTAAGCAACACTAAAAATTGCTCCTATTGTTGATGCTcttatttctaaaaaatccgtgactaaaattattaatcacaaaaattataattattaataatatattgtgagtaaaattaaattaataacaatttatatttaaatattattttttagtaacaAGTAATTTTGTTTGGACTATTAGTGAAAATATCactaaaaatagtatttttggtaGTCATTTAAacattattagtttcttttttttttttgtaattatttataaatttactttcctctttagaataaaattatttttatttaaagaaatttattgtggtttcttattattaaattgcaaaatacatttaaaaaaagCTAATATACTGATTTCTTGAATGATGTAGATTCATaaataagttttttaaaaaaaaaaaggaagaaaataGTGATAAAATGTAGAATAGAT is a window from the Cannabis sativa cultivar Pink pepper isolate KNU-18-1 chromosome 1, ASM2916894v1, whole genome shotgun sequence genome containing:
- the LOC115707764 gene encoding probable protein S-acyltransferase 12; its protein translation is MQINVFTLCSGLKFLGYLMILLVAAIIAVSYYAVVVFICGNQLLRGGLHSFFGFSVIIIFHALLILLLWSYFRVVFKNPGTVPENWKPSVEEDNLQASTHPTHSDQVAPDASSSTQSLDGIERRQPGYCTRCQIGKPPRCHHCSVCQRCVLKMDHHCIWVVNCVGAQNYKFFLLFLLYTFLETTLDTLVLLPHFVKFFGDAKNRSTSAGNLAIVFTAFVLNLAFSLSLLCFIIMHASLVSSNTTSVEVYEKKRAVRWQYDLGKKRNLEQVFGKKKALWFFPLFSKDDLDNIPALEGLEFPTRADVEV